The Capsicum annuum cultivar UCD-10X-F1 chromosome 1, UCD10Xv1.1, whole genome shotgun sequence sequence GCTCTCAATGTTCTAAAAGAGAAACCCCTATAGAGTGCTGAACCTCGACTCTAATTGCTacaccaacaacaacacaccCAATATCGTCCAAAAAGTGAAGTcaggggagggtagagtgtaccaCACCTCACCTCTACCTTGTCAGATACGTGATGCTGTTCCcaaaagaccctcggctcaaagaGAGTTCGCTCTAATTGCTTAAACTTGTAAAATGAACTAGACATATAACAAATGCTTCAAACGCATTGGCACATCCTAGCAAGTTTCTATAAACCTACTAAGACAGTTCCTCACGTGGAAAACAAACCAATAGAAAACTGAAACGAATAAACATGAAATACAGCAGACTAAATCCACTGTGGAATCTAACAAGATTGACCTGTTACTGTATTCCAACAGGACGATTAGTAGCAGAATATATCAATAGTTAAGGAAACGAATGTGTGAAGAGGAAACGAGCATATTGAAAATGAGCGGTGATATTATGTAAAACGATAGAGAGGTAAAAGTAAACATTCTTTAAAAGAGATTGAACAAAGAAAGAGGTTTGGTTTTCTTTTATGCTAAAATAGTTGACAAAACTCTTGAATTCTACAACGCGCTCAAAATCCACACTCACATGGATAACAAAGCATGGTTGCGCGATATTCCAGATCTAAAAATTTTGCATCTGTCACCAACCAAGGAGTAGAAGCTTCAAAAGAGCCATCCGAATGTAAAGACCATTCTTAGCTTGTCTGAAATAAGCAGCCCTTGGATCCCCATCCACATCGACAGTTATCTACAAAGAGTCATATAAGGAATTTAAATAGCATAATTGTGGTACGAGAAGAAACACAATCACATACCGAACTATATAACAGAATTTAACCTCATCAAGTCTTGGCAAAGGATGCATCACCACTGCATGTTTCTGCATAGCATTTAAGACACTCAGATCCACGATATACTTCCCTCGAGCTTCTTCATACAAATCAACCCTCTCTCCAAATCTTTCTCTTTGAATACGAGTTTGATATACCACATCACATTTAGAAGCCACCTCCAACAGATTAGCACTTTCTTCCCAGTGAACCCCCATTGATGTCAAATAATCCTTTATGTCATCCTAAAATGATAATTGAGAACAGAAGAAACATCTTTTATGAATCCGTAACAATGCCTATGTTATCGAACAAAAATAACATTGTGTAGTTACATTTGAGTTTAAGGAACAAAAGTTTATTAAATTGAATGAGAGGTAATGCTAATTACCAGCTCAAGACAATCATACCTTCATTTTAACCACATCAGGGGATACAAAGTAAATTTTCACATCTTGGTACTTAGCAAGCAAGTGAGCAAGTGAACGAACTGTTCTCCCATAAGCTAGATCACCAACAAGAGCAACTTTTATACCATCAAGTTTTCCTATTTCTCTTTCAATGGTGTACACATCTAGAAGGGCCTGTTTCAGAATAAATCAGGACAGTTTTCTTGCAGTCAGACAAGAAAAAATAGACTAAGAAGACTACGTATATGCTACTGATATGTTCTATAGCGGTCAGACAAGAAATGCATGCCCTGATAAACATCATATGTACTCTATTATGTAGTTTCATCCAGTTAACTCTCTATATGCTATTCAGAGTTTGCTATGAATTATAATGGAAGACGAACATCCTAAACACATGACAGTGATATTTACATAGTTAAGAGTTAAGACTAAGAACCAAATTATTAGTGAGCTCCAGAAACTCAGCTGGAATGCATTATCCAAACAAGTTACAGTTTCTTAGTCCATATCTGTGAAAGGGGGACGATAGAATAATATCCCCAGACTATTTATGGCTAGTCTCTCCATACTGAAAAAGTTAATGCTAACAGGTGAGTCTAACAAGTAACTAGTACAACGTTGAGAAAGGAAAAAGAGCATGAGAGGAAACAAGAGAAACAAAAGgtagaaaagaaggaaaaacaaagagaagaaaaagtagaaaggTAACTCTCTATATTTATAAGTCAAGGCAGGGATTGGAGAACTATTAAGCTTAAACAATACtaacttaatttatttattttttgcaagTTTTGGAAAAAAAAGCTTTCATGAATAAATGTCACCTGAGAATTTTCAGTAGCAATTTAACAATGCAGCTTCAAACGATGCAAAGAACAAATTGATTGAGTGGTAAGTTGTAGCAATGCTTATCTCCATTGAAAGAAAGTTAAATTGGGAACAATTGCAATAGTAAATATCCATTTAACTAGACATCTTTAAGTAATTCATGTCGCAACTCTCCGTCTTACAATGAAAAGTATCTACAAGAGGTGCAAACCTGAGTTGGGTGTTGTCCAGGACCATCTCCTGCATTTATTATTGGAATACTTGCAGTCGATGCGGCTCTTCTAGCAGCACCACTTTCAAAATGTCTCATAACAATGATATCAGAGTACCCTTCAACAGTTCTAATTGTATCTGCAATTCGAACTTCTATTTTAAAAACTCATTATcctattgaaaatgaaaatatacttTGTTTGAAAACTAATAAAGATACCTTCAAGTGTCTCTCCTTTTGCTGCAGATGAAAATTCACGAGCATTTTCAGTTGTCAATACTTCTCCACCTAAACGCTTCATGGCAGATTCAAATGAAAGTCTAGTCCTAGTTGAGGGTTCATAGAAGAGAGTGGCCATAAGATAACCCTTAAGAATCTCGCTTCCCATCGACGACTTCTCAATTTTCTCCATCTCCCGTGCCACTTCAAATATGGCACAGAGAGTATCTCTATCAAACTGCTGAGATTCAATTACATCATCAAGCTGAAACTTATTCCCAATCATATTCGAAGACTTCTT is a genomic window containing:
- the LOC107864546 gene encoding aspartate carbamoyltransferase, chloroplastic, encoding MASPVSDLNMAISATFSSHGFHGKIIVSPPSKSFSNFGGNKSICLLADMSKSWSSSSVELFKKGRNQYHISTNSNTFHCRALEMEKKSSNMIGNKFQLDDVIESQQFDRDTLCAIFEVAREMEKIEKSSMGSEILKGYLMATLFYEPSTRTRLSFESAMKRLGGEVLTTENAREFSSAAKGETLEDTIRTVEGYSDIIVMRHFESGAARRAASTASIPIINAGDGPGQHPTQALLDVYTIEREIGKLDGIKVALVGDLAYGRTVRSLAHLLAKYQDVKIYFVSPDVVKMKDDIKDYLTSMGVHWEESANLLEVASKCDVVYQTRIQRERFGERVDLYEEARGKYIVDLSVLNAMQKHAVVMHPLPRLDEITVDVDGDPRAAYFRQAKNGLYIRMALLKLLLLGW